In the Flavobacterium sp. 90 genome, CCATGAAATGAAACAACGCCTTTTACATTCAAATGTCCGCGGGCAGCTTCAAGAACTCCGGTTCCTCCAAAACAATATCCAATAGCAACAATATTATCTGCATTAGCACCGGATTTTACTAATTCCTGCAACGCTGCATTGATTCTTTTTTGATAAACCGTAAAATTGGTTTTATAATATCCCGCTTGTTTTCCAGCTTCTGAAGTGTTTTTTGGATAATTTCCTTCACCATAAATATCAGCGATGAAAACACTGTAGCCAAGTTTAGATAACTCTGCTGCAATATCTTTTGAGGCTTTATCGATTCCTAGCCATGCTGGTATAAGAAGAATACCGGGATTATTGCTGCTTTTTTTAGCAGATTTTATATATAAACCATTTAATGCCTGAGGTCCGTCAGCATATTTTACGGGTTTTAGTTGTGCATTTATAGCATTTGAAAACAATACAGTAGCAAAAATGAGTAAAGCCGAATTTTTCATAATTTCACAATTTTTAACAAATATCAGAAATATTATGTTACAAAAAAACCTCAAAAGCCATTTCTTCTGAGGTTTTTAGGAATAAAATTCTAAATCTTATCGGATTTATTCAATAGTGATATTTCGTTTAAAAGCGCAGCCCAATTCTATCATCGAATCGGTTTTGGCAATTCCAGGAATATTATCAATTTTTTCATATAATATTTTACGCATGTGTTCGTGGTTTTTTGCCGTAATTTTGAGGTAAAGCGTAAAAGATCCGGTTACAAAATAGCATTCTGTAATTTCAGGAATTTCTTTTAAAGCCTCGATAATTCGTTCGGAATCGGAATCTTTATTAAGTGTAATTCCTGTAAACGAAGCCCAGTCGTAACCAATTTGTTTTTCGTTCAAAATAGGTTTGATGCCCGTAATAATTCCTTGTTCAAATAAACGATTGATACGCTGATGAACCATCGTATTTGAAATTTTTAAATTAGTAGCAATGGTAGAAAATGCAATTCTTCCGTCTTTCTCTAATTCTTTTATGATTTTTACGTCAAACTCATCTAAAATGTCCATGCGTTTATTTTTAATTTCTGTAAAGATAAAAATAAGTCTGATTTGAATGAAAGATCACAAATTGAATATGACTTATATTCCTGCTAAAATAAGTTATTTTAATTTTAAAAAAGCTTAATTTGAGTTAAAACATTTGATTTTTGTGTTGTAAATAAATAAATTTTATATTTTTGTCTCAATAAAAATAAATTATCATGGGACATAAGCAAGAAATACTTTCATCAAAGTCTGAAGTTTTGATTGAAAAAGAAAACAAATACGGAGCTCATAATTATCATCCACTTCCGGTTGTTTTGGAAAGAGGTGAAGGAGTATACGTTTGGGATGTTGACGGGAAAAAGTATTATGATTTTTTATCTGCTTATTCTGCTGTTAACCAAGGACATTGTCATCCTAAAATTGTGAAAGCAATGGTTGATCAGGCTCAAAAACTGGCTTTGACTTCTCGTGCTTTTTACAATGATAAATTAGGAAACTATGAAGAATATGTAACTAATTATTTTGGTTTTGATAAAGTATTACCAATGAATACAGGTGCCGAAGCGGTTGAAACGGCTCTGAAACTTTGTAGAAAATGGGCTTATGAAGTAAAAGGAATTCAGGAGAATCTTGCACAAATTATCGTTTGTGAGAATAACTTTCACGGAAGAACAACGACAATTATTTCATTTTCTAATGATGAAACTGCACGTAAAAGCTTTGGTCCGTTTACAGAAGGATTTATAAAAATTGAATATGATAACCTTGAAGCTCTTGAAAAAGTTTTAGAATCATCAAAAAATATAGCGGGATTTTTGGTTGAACCAATTCAGGGTGAAGCCGGAGTTTATGTTCCGTCAGAAGGATATTTGGCGAAAGCAAAAGCGTTGTGTGAGAAACATAATGTATTATTTATTGCTGATGAAGTTCAGACTGGAATTGCACGTACCGGAAAATTATTAGCAGTTCATCACGAAAATGTACAACCGGATATCTTGATTTTAGGAAAAGCAATTTCTGGTGGAGTTTACCCAGTTTCGGCGGTTTTAGCAAATAATGAAATCATGAATGTGATTAAACCGGGACAACACGGATCTACTTTTGGTGGAAATCCTGTTGCTGCCGCTGTTGCAATCGCTGCTCTTGAAGTGGTTAAAGAAGAAAACTTAGCGGAAAACGCAGAGCGTCTTGGGATCATTTTAAGAAAAGGATTAAACGAAATCGCTGAACGTAATAACTTAATTACACTTGTTCGTGGAAAAGGTTTATTAAACGCAATCGTAATTAATTGTGGTGAAGATTCAGATTTAGCTTGGGAAATTTGCCTAAGATTTAGAGATAACGGATTATTGGCAAAACCAACTCACGGTAATAAAATCAGATTAGCGCCGCCTTTGGTAATGACCGAAGCTCAAATTCAGGAATGTCTTGAAATAATTGAGAAGTCATTAAATGATTTTAGAGATTAATTTCATCATTCATTACTTACATACAATATTAGGTTTTAAAAAACATATTCAGTTTTCTGAATATGTTTTTTTTTGCGCTTAATAAA is a window encoding:
- a CDS encoding dienelactone hydrolase family protein, producing MKNSALLIFATVLFSNAINAQLKPVKYADGPQALNGLYIKSAKKSSNNPGILLIPAWLGIDKASKDIAAELSKLGYSVFIADIYGEGNYPKNTSEAGKQAGYYKTNFTVYQKRINAALQELVKSGANADNIVAIGYCFGGTGVLEAARGHLNVKGVVSFHGSLARDASRQVEPITAKVLVCHGADDPFESSAEITAFQQEMRDSKADWQMIYYANAVHSFTNPEAGNDNSKGAAYNAVAAKRSFEHLQLFLNEVLKK
- the rocD gene encoding ornithine--oxo-acid transaminase encodes the protein MGHKQEILSSKSEVLIEKENKYGAHNYHPLPVVLERGEGVYVWDVDGKKYYDFLSAYSAVNQGHCHPKIVKAMVDQAQKLALTSRAFYNDKLGNYEEYVTNYFGFDKVLPMNTGAEAVETALKLCRKWAYEVKGIQENLAQIIVCENNFHGRTTTIISFSNDETARKSFGPFTEGFIKIEYDNLEALEKVLESSKNIAGFLVEPIQGEAGVYVPSEGYLAKAKALCEKHNVLFIADEVQTGIARTGKLLAVHHENVQPDILILGKAISGGVYPVSAVLANNEIMNVIKPGQHGSTFGGNPVAAAVAIAALEVVKEENLAENAERLGIILRKGLNEIAERNNLITLVRGKGLLNAIVINCGEDSDLAWEICLRFRDNGLLAKPTHGNKIRLAPPLVMTEAQIQECLEIIEKSLNDFRD
- a CDS encoding Lrp/AsnC family transcriptional regulator → MDILDEFDVKIIKELEKDGRIAFSTIATNLKISNTMVHQRINRLFEQGIITGIKPILNEKQIGYDWASFTGITLNKDSDSERIIEALKEIPEITECYFVTGSFTLYLKITAKNHEHMRKILYEKIDNIPGIAKTDSMIELGCAFKRNITIE